GCCCACAGGATGTGGAATGGGCCTATGCCGATGGTCAGTTTCAAATCGTCCAAAGCCGCGACATCACTACGTTGAACCTTGGCTCCGAACAAGAAAAAGCCCGGCTGGCCGAATGGCGCGGCCTGTTGGATCGCTTTGGTGATGCGGATCCGGATCAGCCGATTTTGGAACAGGACGAAATGTCCGAAGTCCTGCCGCGACCAACGCCCCTGTCGTTCTCACTGATGGGCCGCATGTGGTCGCCGGGTGGCAGCGTCGATCTGGCCTGCCGTCAGCTGGGCGTGCCCTATGGTCTGCCGGAAGGCCCCGATGGCCATATGGTCAACCTGTTTGGTAAAACCTATGTTGATGTGGCTCTAAAGCTGGGCATGACGCTGAATGTCAGTGCCTCCAAGGCCAAGCAGTTGCGCAAACAGGCCCGCCCCATGATCGCGCAGTTCCGTTCCGATGTGATACCGGATCTGGCCGACCAATTGGCGCTGTGGCAGGCCGTGGATTATACCGCCCTGCCCCTGCGCAAGCTGATACAAGCCATCGACACCCTGCAACAGATGCTGGTGCAGGATATCTATGTCGAGGCCGAAAAGATCAACATTCTGGCAGGGTTCACCATGGGCGAGGCCCGTGTGGCAGCCCAGAATGACCCCGCCCTGCGCAACCGGCTGATGCAGGCCACCCTGCCCCATGCGCCTTCCTCCCTGATCGCCAGCTGCAAGGGAAAGAAGGCCCAAACCAAGGCGTTGCAGCTGATGGGTCACCGGTCCATCTTTGACTATGAACTCAGCTCACCCCGCTATATCGAGGCCCCTTCCCTGTTGTGGTCCCTGCTGGACGCCACCACCGACCCAAACCCCACGACCCCGCCCCCGGCAAACCTGCCCGGCGCGCTCAGCGAGGTACTGGAACTGGCTCTGGCCTTTCAGGATCTTAAGGAACAAGCCAAACACGAGGCTCTGCGCGTGGTGGCCGAAATTCGCCGCGCCGTACTCGCACTGGGCCGGGTCACCAAACTGGACGCACTGATCTTTCACCTGACCCTGGACGAGGTGCTAAGCACAGATTGGGGACAGCCCGCCGCCCGCCAAATCGCACAGGCCCGCCTGGATCAGGCCGAGCTGCGCCGGACATCCGCCCCCACCGCGGTCAGCCTGTCCCTGCGTGACTGCGAGATGCTGTCACTGGGCAAGCAGGCACAGGCCAGTGATAGCAGCCTTGGCGGCACATGTGTTTCAGGGGATGGCAGTGTCACCGGTCGGGTGTTCTGGGTCGAGGACGAAAGCGCCATTGATCCGGCACTATTTGACGGTTTCCGCGACGGCGACATTCTGGTCTGCCGGATGATCAACCCGGCCTGGCTGCCATGGGTGCAACGCTCAGGCGCTGTCCTGTCCGAGGTCGGCGGCTGGCTCAGCCATATGGCCATTGTCGCCCGCGAGAAAGACATTCTGATGCTGGTGGCCTGCAAGGGCTTGGATCAATTGGAGGCCACCAGCCGGGTCAAAGTGTCAAGTGACGGCACCATAGAAATGTCCCAGACCGCCGAACTAAAAGTCGTTTCGGCCTGACCCCTCGATGCCAAATTGCCCGCCTGCCAATAGCGCGGACGGGCAATTTGAACCAATGACCTAAGCCTTGTTCTGTTCAGCTGCGGGCATAGACATCTTCGTAACGTATGATGTCGTCTTCACCCAGATAGCTGCCGGTCTGAACCTCGATCAGCACCATTGGCACTTTGCCGGGGTTTTCCATCCGGTGCACAGCCCCCAGTGGGATATAGACCGACTGATTTTCGCTCACCAATTTGACGTCATCGTCCACCGTGACCTTGGCAGTGCCTTCGACCACGATCCAATGTTCGGACCTGTGATGATGGCTTTGCAGGCTGAGCGCCGCACCGGGATGCACAACGATGCGCTTGACCTGAAACCGCTCGCCGATCACCAGACTTTCAAACCAACCCCAGGGGCGGTGATCCTTGGGAAAGGCGGTCGCCTGAGTGGATTTCTTTGCCTTCAAAGCCGCCACCGCCAGTTTGACGTCCTGTGCGCGCGATGCATCGGCCACCAAAACCGCATCTGGCATCGCCACAGTGATGATATTTTTCAGCCCTATGCCAACCACCTCAAGCCCATCATCTTCCGAGCGCAGCAGGCTGTTCTCACACTCAATCGCCGTGGCGGCCCCCTGGGCCACCACGCCATCCGCGTCGCGATCGGATTCGCGCCAAACGGCATCCCAGCCGCCCAGATCGGACCAGCCGGCGGCAAAAGGCACCACGGTCAGATTGTCCGCCCGCTCCATCACCGCATAATCGATCGAGATATCTTCCGCCCCACCCCAGGTGTCAGGGTCCAGACGCAAAAAGCCCAAGTCAGGGCGACCCTGATCAACTGCGGCCTGAACCGGTGCCATAAGGTCCGGCGCATGGGCGCGAAACGCAGCAATGATCGTGTCGACCGAGAACAGAAAGATCCCGGCGTTCCACAGAAAGTTACCAGCCGCCAACATTGCCTCGGCGGTTGCCGCATCCGGTTTTTCAACAAACCGCTTCAACCCGATGGCGCGCGGCGAGAAGTCACCCGCGTCACCGTCCAGTTCCAGGTAACCATAGCCGGTCTCTGCATGGGTCGGCTTGATACCAAAGGTCACCAACTGGCCGTCCCGTGCCGCCGCCTCGCCTGCCGTCACCGCGGCCCGAAACGCCGCCGCATCGGGAACCACGTGATCGGAAGGCGCCACCAGCATCAGGGCCTTGGGGTCACTTTGGTGCAAATACAAAGCCGCCGCCAGAACCGCAGGCGCGGTATTTCGCCCCTCGGGTTCGATCAGGATAGCACCGGGATCGATACCAACTTCGGACAGTTGCTCGGTCACGATAAAGCGAAAATCCGAGTTGGTCAGCACCAGCGGCGCACCATAGCCGTCACCCGCCAGGCGCTGCGCCGAGGCCTGAAACAGGGTGGTATCCCCCAGCAGTGGCGAAAACTGTTTGGGGTAGCTTTTGCGCGACAGCGGCCAAAGTCGGGTGCCGGAACCCCCGCATAGCAGCACTGGCGTAATCTTGGTGGTCTCACTGGTTGTCACGTCAATCTCCCTTTTCAAAGCGCCAAAAGCGCATCAATGGCGTCGGGAATCGGGAAATGATGATTGCCCACAAATAAGCCAAACTGGTCGATATAATCGGCATTGCTCAGCTCACCGTGAATATC
This DNA window, taken from Parasedimentitalea marina, encodes the following:
- a CDS encoding mannose-1-phosphate guanylyltransferase/mannose-6-phosphate isomerase, translating into MTTSETTKITPVLLCGGSGTRLWPLSRKSYPKQFSPLLGDTTLFQASAQRLAGDGYGAPLVLTNSDFRFIVTEQLSEVGIDPGAILIEPEGRNTAPAVLAAALYLHQSDPKALMLVAPSDHVVPDAAAFRAAVTAGEAAARDGQLVTFGIKPTHAETGYGYLELDGDAGDFSPRAIGLKRFVEKPDAATAEAMLAAGNFLWNAGIFLFSVDTIIAAFRAHAPDLMAPVQAAVDQGRPDLGFLRLDPDTWGGAEDISIDYAVMERADNLTVVPFAAGWSDLGGWDAVWRESDRDADGVVAQGAATAIECENSLLRSEDDGLEVVGIGLKNIITVAMPDAVLVADASRAQDVKLAVAALKAKKSTQATAFPKDHRPWGWFESLVIGERFQVKRIVVHPGAALSLQSHHHRSEHWIVVEGTAKVTVDDDVKLVSENQSVYIPLGAVHRMENPGKVPMVLIEVQTGSYLGEDDIIRYEDVYARS